Genomic window (Candidatus Desulfofervidus auxilii):
TGACCATTATCTTGGTGTTGAATTTGATTTATCAAAGGTGATGTTTATTTGCACAGCCAATATTTTAGACACTATTCCAGGACCATTACGTGATAGGATGGAAATTCTTGAGTTGCCAGGTTATACAGTTCAAGAAAAAGTACAAATTGCTGAAAAATATCTTATCCCTAGACAACTTGACGCACATGGTCTTAATGAAAATCATTTAAAATTTGATCCTAAAGCTATTGAAAAAATCATACTTAATTACACGCGAGAAGCTGGTTTAAGAAATCTAGAAAGACAAATAGCAGCTATCTGTCGCCAAGTAGCTGTTGAAGTGGCAGAAGGGAAAAAACAATCAGAATTTATTACTCCTGAAAATGTTAGCAATTTTTTAGGTCCTCCAAAATTCTATCGAGAAGTGGCTGAAAGAACAGTTGAGCCTGGCGTAGCAACAGGACTTGCCTGGACACCCACTGGTGGTGAAATTATGTTTGTAGAAGCAACCAAGATGCGAGGAAAAAAGTCATTAACCCTTACTGGTTCATTAGGTGAAGTAATGAAAGAATCAGCAGAAACTGCTTTAAGTTATGTACGATCAAAAGCTGCTCATTTTGGTATACCTGAAGATTTTTATGAAAATAATGATATTCATATCCATGTTCCTGCAGGTGCTATTCCAAAAGATGGGCCTTCAGCTGGCATTACTATTTGTACAGCTTTAGTCTCTTTATTAACAGAAAAACCAGTAAGAAATGACTTGGCTATGACTGGTGAAATTACTCTTAGAGGTCTTGTTTTACCTGTTGGTGGAATTAAAGAAAAAGTGCTTGCTGCACATTTAGCTGGTATAAAATATGTTGCATTACCAAAAAAGAATAAAAATGATTTAGAAGAGGTGCCAAAAGAGGTGAAAGAAAGTATAAAATTTTTATTTATAGAAAAAGTAGAAGAAATTGTGGATTTTGCTTTAAAGGAAAAATAAAAAATGGAACTCATAGATCTACATACTCATTCTACTGCTTCGGATGGCTCTTTTAATCCAGAAGAATTAGTTTTATTAGCTAAAAAAACAGGTTTAAAGGCAATTGCTCTTACTGATCATGATACTGTAGAGGGACTCGATAAGTTTTTAGAAACAGGCAAAAAAATAAATTTGGAAACCATACCTGGAGTAGAATTAAGTGCTTATTTTGAAAAAGGGACTCTTCATATTTTAGGTTATTTTTTAGATTATCATAATAAAACCTTTCTTTCTCGCTTAAAAAGTTTTCAAGAAGCAAGAGCAGAGCGTAATCCAAAGATTATTAAAAAACTTCAGGATTTAGGTATTGCTATTACTTATGAAGAAGTAAAACTCATTTCTGGTGGTGGGCAAATCGGTCGCCCACATATTGCTAGGGTTTTGGTAGAAAAAGGAATAGTAAAGGATTTTGATACAGCATTTGAGCAATTTTTGAAAAAGGGGGCTCCGGCTTATGTGGAAAAAGAACGTATAGAACCAAAGGAATGTATTGAAATGATAATAGCAGCTAATGGTATACCAGTATTAGCCCATCCATTTACCCTTCATTTAGATAATGAAGCTTTGGAAGCCTTTATAAAAAAGTTAAAAAATTGGGGACTTGGAGGAATAGAAGTTTATTATACTGAACACACACCTGAACAAACAGCTTATTATATTCAGCTTGCTCAAAAATTTGAACTTTGTATAACAGGAGGCTCTGATTTTCATGGAAAAAATAAAGAAGGGATTGTTTTAGGAAAAGGATATGGGAATTTGGAAGTGCCTTATTATTTATTAGAAAGATTAAAAGAAAAATGGGAAAAAGATTATAAGGGGGTATAAAGATGAACTCTACTGAAACTATTTTAACAGATATTGAGAAAAAATTAGACAGTCTTCGTAAGCTTTATTTGGAAGCAAAAGGAAAGGTTTTTCATCCTCTTTGCCAAAAGGTTTTTGAAATTTTAGCAAAGGAAAAAGAAAAACATTTAGAAAGAATAAAAGAAATAAAAGCATCTATGAAAAAAGGAAAGAGTTGGATAGTGGATAGATGGTTGTGGGATGTTGGTCAAGGTATTCCTAATCCCCTTACTCGTCTTTCAGAATTTTCTAATCTTCCTTTATGTACAGCTGAAGAATTAAAATGGCTTGATGAAATAATGGAAAAAGAAGAAAAATTTTATCATTTTATGGATGAAAAAGTAAAAAAAGCATTACAACCTTTAGTTAAAAGATTTTATTTAAGTCTCGCTTATGAAAGTAGAGGCTGTTATCTTCTACTTTTAGAAACAAAAGATTGTTTAGCACATCCTGAACTTTGGCAACAGCGTATAGAAGCTGTTTTTATAGACGGAGTATAAAATGCCAGAAATTATTATTATTGGCTCAGGCACAGGCATCCCCCGTTTAGAAAGGGCGTCGCCAGCTATTTTGTTAAAAACACAAAATTCAACAATTTTACTTGATAGTGGTCCTGGTACATTGCGACAATTGTTAAAAGTAAATGTTTCATTCTCTCAATTAGATCTCATTCTTTATACTCATTTACATCCTGATCATGTCACTGATTTAATTCACTTTCTTTTTGTGTCTAGATGTAATTTTCAGCGAAAAAAACCTGTTTTTATTTGGGGACCTCCTGGCTTTTTAAAATTTTATAATGCTTTAAAAGAAGCCTTTGGTTATTGGGTGGAAGTACCAGAAATAACCCTTTTAGAAATTCATCCACAAACTATTTGGGCCTATGAAGATGTACAAATTAAACCATTTACTACTATACATACAGAAAATAGCCAAGGATATATTTTAAAGACAGAAGGGAAAAAGATTTGTTATACAGGAGATACTGATTTTAGTGAAAATTTAATAAATGCAGTAAAAGAAGCTGATTTACTTATTTGTGAAGCTTCTTTTCCTTCATTTAAAAAGGTTGAAGGACATTTAACACCAGTGTTGGCAGGTAAGCTGGCAAATTTGGCAAAGGTAAAATGTCTTTTGCTTACTCATATTTATCCGGAATGTGACGCTATAGATATTGTTTCTGAATGCCGTAAATATTATGACAACCCACTTATTATTGCTCAAGACCTGCTTCAGATTAAGATATAAAATGAGATTTAAAGTCCTAATCTAGCTAATTCTTCTAGTAATCTTTTTTGTTCTGATGTAAGATATCTAGGCACTTGAATTAATACCTTTATATAAAGGTCACCACGACCTCCACTTAGTTTAGGCATACCATAACCTTTTAAACGTAGTTTAGTATTAGGCTGTGTTCCAGGAGGTATTTTCACTTCTAATGTTTTGCCATCTATTGTAGGTACATTAATAGTAGTGCCAAGAGCTGCTTGAGTAAAGGTAATTGTGCGATCAATATAAAGGTCATCGCCTTCACGTGTAAAGAGTGGATGATCCAATATACGAATTTTGATATAAAGGTCACCTGCTATGCCACTTGGCCCATATTCTCCTTTGCCTGCTAAACGTAATTTTTGACCTGTTTTTACACCAGGCGGAATCTTAACAATTATTCTTTCCTGCCTCCCACCCCGTTCATAAGCAATGGTCTTTTCTCCA
Coding sequences:
- a CDS encoding PHP domain-containing protein, which encodes MELIDLHTHSTASDGSFNPEELVLLAKKTGLKAIALTDHDTVEGLDKFLETGKKINLETIPGVELSAYFEKGTLHILGYFLDYHNKTFLSRLKSFQEARAERNPKIIKKLQDLGIAITYEEVKLISGGGQIGRPHIARVLVEKGIVKDFDTAFEQFLKKGAPAYVEKERIEPKECIEMIIAANGIPVLAHPFTLHLDNEALEAFIKKLKNWGLGGIEVYYTEHTPEQTAYYIQLAQKFELCITGGSDFHGKNKEGIVLGKGYGNLEVPYYLLERLKEKWEKDYKGV
- a CDS encoding MBL fold metallo-hydrolase, yielding MPEIIIIGSGTGIPRLERASPAILLKTQNSTILLDSGPGTLRQLLKVNVSFSQLDLILYTHLHPDHVTDLIHFLFVSRCNFQRKKPVFIWGPPGFLKFYNALKEAFGYWVEVPEITLLEIHPQTIWAYEDVQIKPFTTIHTENSQGYILKTEGKKICYTGDTDFSENLINAVKEADLLICEASFPSFKKVEGHLTPVLAGKLANLAKVKCLLLTHIYPECDAIDIVSECRKYYDNPLIIAQDLLQIKI
- a CDS encoding DnaJ domain-containing protein — encoded protein: MKVKDYYEILGVPRNATQEEIKRAYRRLVLKYHPDRNKSKEAEEKFKEINEAYAVLSDPEKRRQYDAMGAAFHEHYTTEDIFRGFDIGDLLKDLGFDTEDFFSYIFGRGARAGRRSYTYSDPFSYVRTRHAPVKGPDLIYELAITLEEAAKGGEKTIAYERGGRQERIIVKIPPGVKTGQKLRLAGKGEYGPSGIAGDLYIKIRILDHPLFTREGDDLYIDRTITFTQAALGTTINVPTIDGKTLEVKIPPGTQPNTKLRLKGYGMPKLSGGRGDLYIKVLIQVPRYLTSEQKRLLEELARLGL